The following is a genomic window from Desulfofarcimen acetoxidans DSM 771.
ATCTTATTGCTTCATTAATAAGGTTTGGTTTTTCCAGAACCATCATGTGACCTGCTTCATCTATTACACTGAGAACCGCCTGGGGTAAGTTGTCTACCAGAAACTTGCTGAATTTTATTACCATGATAATTCAACTCATAAAAATAATTATAACCGTTAATTGTAATATAGGACATATTAACCCCTTAAACAATAGAATTCGACACCTAAAAACAAATACCGGCGCCAGGACCGGTATTGTCTTAACACTATTTTTTAGTGGTGGCCATGATCCTCAACTACCACACGTTTTCTCTCTTCATACGGTTGCCACATAACAGTTAACTTATACATACAGGCCAATGTTGCTACTGTAGTAAATATGCCAAAAACAAG
Proteins encoded in this region:
- a CDS encoding alpha/beta fold hydrolase, with translation MVIKFSKFLVDNLPQAVLSVIDEAGHMMVLEKPNLINEAIRYFIKGGMDNVVWKN